The window tcaatttgaggTGAAAATGCAATCAAGCCAACTTCCTACTCGCAAAAAGTTCATCCAGACAGGCAAACTGGGGAACAAAAATCGAGTATTGAGTGCTTTCCAACATTCAAGCGTACCTCATGATAAAAGTACTAAAGACACTCCGAAGGGTGTTACTCCAAGAAAAGAGAACCTTAAAGGtatttttcaatttctttaagGTAGTTTTCCatttatataatttctttaaaatagtttctatttatacaaaattgatttttttttgtaaatatataCTGCCTCTGCATCTGCAATTTGATGGTAAAATGTTGTATTTGTGTTATTATATTCGACTATAATTATCTTTATTAAATTAATGCTTTGTAGATGTTGGTTTGATTGTGCATTTTGGTGATCTACAATACCACGATAAAGGTTTCAACGAAGAATGTTGTTTCCTGGACATTTTGAGCATATGCAAAAAATTTGTCGATATTTATTCTGTTGGCTTGAGATTTGCTGATGATGATGGAAGACCAGTACAAAATGATTTAGATGTCTTAAATATGTTCAAAAATTATTCGGGTTCTACAGTCATACATCTTTATGCCAAAAGAGACATAAACTCACGAGGTTTAATATACAAACTCCCAAGTGACAATCCTAATCTAGGTACTTTCATATTATTGCTAAAGATAATCTATTTTAACATTTAGTTATATATCCTATTTGACTCTAACTCTTATCTAAATTTTCATGTTATTAGCTTCTGATATTGCACCCATACCAATAGTGACAAATGTAAAGATAATGGGTGAGCTTAAGGTAAATCAGAAAGTGATGGTATATGGTGCTATTAGTAACAGGGTGGAGACTGCGAGTATTGCCGAATTTTTCATAACTATGAATAAAAACTTGGATATTGAGAATGGTCTTACACCTATCAGCTCACCTAGCAAAGAGAAGGTAAATATTCTTTgttattcaataattattatgtTGGACATATTTgcattattaatttatgatgATGATATTGTTTATTTAGGAGCTTGAATTACCATTACAAGCTGTTGGTCAATTTGTTGTTGCCAAACTAACTCCCATGACAGAGGATGGAAAATCTGGTGATCCAAAGTATGCAATATCTCAAACATTTGTTAAGAGTAAGCATCTTTAATTGATGTATATTTTCATTTCAATAAATGTATACTTTCTTGTGCTTGTTTTATTTTGCTTAATTTcctaagaaaataaaacatgaaCATTCTGAATTCTTAGTATGAGTTTGTTTCttctttttaattcttttttattcattttctaGGTGATATTCCAAAAATTGTGAGAAAAGTTAGAGGTTGTAATAAGAACAAAAAAATTTGTTCTCTCAAACAAGGAGAGAAACTTGACATATGTTtctgtaagtcgttgttttctatcacttgctgatgatgatgctgagtcaacaagtcagcgtaattgtaagtcaacccgtcagcaagagtaaaatcaagaagtcggaatgctgagttatcaagtcagcatggctgtggtcagcatggtactgaggtgataatacaggtcaatatggtcttgctgtgttaccactggtcagtaggtcttgctgagttagtacattttgagtaaggatattttgggtattttcacaatcttgtaaaggctataaaaggtctgggttgggaagtagttttatacgagagattcttagactaagtcataagtgtacactgtgataatctgaattggggattgggaaaacacgagagtttctggaaaaggagaaactgtttcaatcttgttgtaatctccattgattagtgaagttgctggatgtaggcagttaagccgaaccagggtaaattctgtgtgtattcttttgattgttgtttcaagatccaatctgtgatttttgtgtactttgtttctctgtgtggttgattgatcgttcgaagcgtagttcaacaattggtatcagaactaatcaagaacagagcaatgggttttacaaagatcgagatcgagcgtttcaatggtaagggagattttgctctatggagacagaggatgaaggcaatcttggttcaaatgaaggttgcgaaggctctgaagggcgagaaggaatttccggcgacaatgacgaaggaggagaaagaagatcttcttgaattggcttacaGTACGATCGTCCTGTATCTTGGCGATAAAGTGCTAAGAGAAGTTTCGAAGGAAACCTCAGCTGCTGGGGTTTGGCTCAAGCTTGAACAGTTGTACATGACGAAGACACTTACCAATCGGGTTTATCTTAAGGGAAAGCTTTTCGGCTTCAAGATGAACGAGGACAAGCCAGTTGAAGActatcttgatgatttctctaagatcataattgacctagagaacatagaggtaaagattgaagatgaagatcaggccataatgatcttgaattctttaccccagtctttcagtcattttgttgaaaccatgaagtacgctagagaaacactaagtctggaagaagttctgatggcgctaaagtcaaaacagattgaggccaacaccaacactgaagctgcagaaggattgtttgttcgtggaaggtctgagaaaaaggactctcataagccaaagaacaagaacgggaaaaagtccaaaactacatcctcaagcaataaagaagGCAAGGTCTACAAGTGTTTTCACTGCCATAAGGAAGGACATTTCAGGAAAAACTGTCCTGAGAGGAATAAGAGTCTAGGTCAGCCtaaagatcaaggcgaagccgctgtggtagaagaaggttatgagagcgctgaggtccttgctgtcactgataaagatccaaacacTGACTGGATCTTGGACAGCGGATGTACGTTCCATATGACTCCCAATAGGACATGGTTCGAAGACTTTCAAGAGGAAGGTGGGAGGGTTCTTCTAGGCAACAAcaagttgtgcaaggtactgggtcaaggctccattaggctgaagatgttcgatggtcaagaaaggattatgaccggtgtgaggtatgtgccagaactgaaaagaaatttaatttctttgggtacgcttgataaacaaggatacaattatagagcCGAAGGGGGTATCATAAGGATATCTAGAGGACCTTTAGTTGTTATGAAAGGTACCATGAGTAATGACCTATACACACTCCTAGGTAGTACTGTGTTAGTCTCTACCGCAAATCTCACCGAGTCTAAAACTGATAGAACCAATATTTGGCACCTTAGACTAGGTCACGTGAGTGAAGTTGGTTTACATGAACTTAGGAAGCAGGGTTGTCTTggtaaagatcacataggaaagatagatttctgtgagaactgtgtcttagggaagtctagtaaagtcaagtttcctaagtcagcaatacatagaacccaggacattcttgagtacattcactctgacctatgggggccaacaagaactaagtctcatggtgggaggacctattttatgactcttattgatgattactctagaagagtatgggtttatattctagctcataagaatgaggctttgcaaacgttcaaggattggaaagtgttagtggaaaaccaaacaggaaagaaaatcaaaaggttgagaaccgacaatggtttggagtttcttgacaaagatttcatcactttgtgcaagaagtcaggtataactaaacatcataccgttcctggaactccacagcagaatggcctagcagagaggtataataggactatcctagaaagagttaggtgcatgttaatccaatccagtctccctaagactttctgggctgaagcagtgcaaactgcgtgttacctaatcaataggtgcccatcatctgatataggttttaaaacacctatgcaaatgtggtctgattacccagaggattatgaaaaacttagagtgtttggttgttcagcttttgcacacgttagacagggaaaattagaacctcgggctctaagatgtgtttttataggctaccctataggagtcaagggctataagttgtggtgcctagaatctggttataagaaatccatagtcagcagaaatgttgtgttcaatgagatggattttccttatcggaaaaaccaagaaaaaactcagttagaaccgagtagtcctaagtccattcaaaaccttgagagtgttaagaatgaggtggagcttgaagaaaatagtgaaaacacctgtaaaaccgagcaagaagtcagtgatggtaatgatactgagtccagtcaaagctatagacttgttagagaccgtgaaagaagagtccctagggccccggttagatatggttttgaggaccttgtagcttatgcatttagtgttgctaaggaagtacaagagtctgaacctgtaacctatagggaagctgtgaattcggttgacaaggaacagtggattaacgctatgaaggatgagataaaatcccttgataaaaatgaaacttggattttggtagataaaccttttgataagaagttggtcggttcaaggtgggtgtttaaaagaaaggaagggatacctggtgtagaggaacctaggtttaaagctaggttggtggccaaagggtttactcagcaggaaggtatagactttaatgaaatctattcaccggttgttaaacataggtctatcaggattattctctctcttgtagctCGTTTTGATCTAGAATTAGAACAATTAGATGTCAAAACAacttttcttcatggaaacctggatgaggtcatatatatgcaacaaccagagggttttgaaataggagataaagaccagcgggtatgtttgcttaagaagtctctatatggtctgaaacagtcccctagacagtggtacatgaagttcgatgagtttatgataagtcaggactttcataggtctagttatgactggtgtgtgtatagtagagaccttagtgatggctctaagatttatctcttgttatatgttgatgacatgcttatagcttgtcaaaacaaagcagccataaatcagttaaaggcacaactaaacacacggtttgagatgaaggatctcGGGTCAGCACGGAAAATTTTAGGGATGCAAATTTCTCGAGACAGAGGAAGAAAGAGGCTATTCCTAAGTCAGTCAGTTTATCTGAGCAAGGTGTTAGAACGTTTTGGTATGACGAATTCAAAGGCCGTTCTCACTCCACTTGCAagtcacttcaagctgagcagtaagcaaagtcctcaaactgatgaggaaaaggaagacatggagagggtgccatattcgagtgttgtaggctgtctaatgtatgcgatggtctgtacacgtccagatttggctcatgctgtgagtctcatcagcaggttcatggcaaatccaggaagagctcattggtcagcggtgaagtgggtgctgaggtatgtcaaaggctcactgagtaaaggtttgagttatggtggagctgaagccctagtggatgatgtagcaggttttgttgattctgattatgctggtagcattgacaccagaaaatcccaaaccgggtacgtattcactgtgtttggaactgcaataagttggagggcaagtctacagtcagttgtgactttgtcaacaaccgaagctgagtttATTGCTATTACAGAGGCAGTAAAAGAAGCTATGTGGCTGAGAGGAGTCTTAACGGAACTTGGAGTGACACAGATTGATGGTTTGAAGATTTACTGTGATAGCCAATgagctatacatctgtcaaaacatcaagtttttcacgagcaatccaaacacatagatgtgagaatgcatttcgtcagggatgtgattagcactggtactgttcaggtggtgaaagtgggaactgaggataacccagccgacaagctgaccaaatctgtttcaagtaataaatttgaacattgcttgaaactggttaggatggtcagtggtccttgagtgtattttcttcactagttgatggagtgaatagaaagacaaggtggagattgtaagtcgttgtttttctatcacttgctgatgatgatgctgagtcaacaagtcagcgtaattgtaagtcaacccgtcagcaagagtaaaatcaagaagtcggaatgctgagttatcaagtcagcatggctgtggtcagcatggtactgaggtgataatacaggtcaacatggtcttgctgtgttaccactggtcagtaggtcttgctgagttagtacattttgagtaaggatattttgggtattttcacaatcttgtaaaggctataaaaggtctgggttgggaagtagttttatacgagagattcttagactaagtcataagtgtacactgtgataatctgaattggggattgggaaaacacgagagtttctggaaaaggagaaactgtttcaatcttgttgtaatctccattgattagtgaagttgctggatgtaggcagttaagccgaactagggtaaattctgtgtgtattcttttgattgttgtttcaagatccaatctgtgatctttgtgtactttgtttctctgtgtggttgattgatcgttcgaagcgtagttcaacaGTTTCTACAACAATCGTGGCATTGGAGATAATCAGAAGTATTGGTCGAGGCATTTAGGGAAGATTGTACGTAATTGACATATTTGTCCTGTACGGGTACAAACATGGATGGATATAAGTGATGTCACAAAAAAGCACATGTGGGACACAGTTACAGTAAGTAGTTTCAACACTAATCAATTTAAActatttcaatatatatatttaataatattggcTATAATCAATTTGATGTAGGAGTATTTTAAACATCCTGATATCCAGTCGTACTATCTTCACACCTTAGAGCATATGAAGGAACTGTGGGGAAATTAGAGGGCAGAATTGAATAAAAAGTATGTGAAGACTTGTGAAAGTAAGGTGGAGGCTTTGAAAAATGTGGCTAAAGGCATGGATTCAAAAGATTGGGAATGGCTAGTAAATAACGTATTCTATACAGCAAAGTTTCTGGTATGATTTTGTGCATCTTAAATCTAATTTAGTTAACAAGGTTTTCAATTTGATGTCGGTGGTGTAATTTCATAGGAGATAAGCGTAAGAAATTCTCAGAACAGGGCTTGTCAACAAAGTATGCATATCCATCGTTGTGGAAGCAAGCCTCATAGGGAAGTGATATATGAAATGGTATTTTCACCActctttcaaaattttcattaGTTTGATTATCAATATTTCCTTTCTATTAATTTGTAATCATTTTATAGGGAGGCAAAGACGGCAACCCGCCAGATGTAAGAGAAGTCTTTGTTAAAACTCGAAAGATTGATGAAAACATAGTTGAACcagaaacaagaaaaaaatatgtaagTTCCAATTTGTCAAGTCATCCCAttgaattatatttattatatttgacATAATTAAAATTTGTAGGATGAACTAAAGATGACAATGGAGTCAGAGCCAACTCTTACTAATTTACAAGTTGTGGAAAGGTGCTTCTGACGACAACGCCATGGTCGTGTCTTTGGTTATGGAGGTGGCTTGAAGCGAAAACATTTTGAAAGTACTTCTCAAATCGAAGAACTCAAGACCAAGCTTCATGATAAGGAAGAGGAAAACCGTAAGCTTATGGATCGTTTAGAGCAAATTGAAAATCGATTAGTTCAAGTGGAGAATGAACGTGTGGAACACTCAGATACAAATACTTCATCAAATACTAATGATGAGCATCAAAAGGTACATTCATATCCTCTAATTTCATTATATTGTTACTTAAGCTTGGTTGCATCATTACTCTAGATAAAGTGTCATCCTTATAAGGTCTCTTATTAGTGCTTTCAAGGATTGATATACAAAGGATATGAATGTGCGTTCTCTCAATATTAGTTGACTGTTTCTGTCTAATTATTTGTAGGAAAATGTGCTTGAATATAGGGAAAAAATTGTGTGTGCTAGTTCAATGATAAAAGAATCTAGTTGGTGTTAATTTGGATTGTTTTATATTCacattcttttcatttttgtgtgttttttaatGGATTTAGGGatgcattattatttttgttttctgcCAAAGTTTGTTTAAGAGCTAACTGGTGATATCGAGTTTTGAAGTAAAGTGAGAAGTTTGAAATGAAATGATACTATGTCTATTATCCTTGCTTTTCTTCATGCTTTGTGTGCTTAGATTTTCATTAGTGTACTGTTgttgtaaaaagaaaaaaatcatgTGTCTCAATGTCATATCCCTCTTAATTGTTGTTTTAATCTGGTGCAAAAATCACGTGGGATATATTTGATGCTGATTATTTTAGTTTCAATGCATAAATTACATAACAATCTGACTTTTCGTTAGTAGAGTTGAGTTCTGAGATTTTGTTTGGCTGTGGGATGCGTTTTACAATTTAATGCAAACAATTTATATGAAAACAAATTACTAAACCCAAATACAAACTTAAAAACTTAACTATAAGCAAATAGCTCTAAATTTGTAGAAGAAATTAAGTTGTCCCAGGTTTTAAAAACTATGTTCAGGCTATCAAAATTCAATTgctttaaattttcaattaatttttgcTTCAGTTTTGGGTTAACAGTTTTGCGTTATTGTGTGTTTTGAGTTTATGTTTGAGCTAAACACACAATTTTCATCATGTAACTTGCTGAGCCTAgtaataacaataacaacatGAGATTGTTTGATTTGTCATCGATTATTGGATAGAGTAAGGAATTTAAATTTTCTCAGTTGGATTTTTCCATAACTTTATGTTTGTCTAAGATTTGGTGCTTTTTTGAGTTTAACTTGGAAATTAGCTGGATTGAATCAAATAATTTATTTCAATAGCCATTGTTGCACATTAAAAACTTGATATAAACCTCAATGTACCTATTTGACAACCTTTAATCCTCATAGTTTATTGCTTGAAAATGGCCCTAACAATAgcgtttatttttgtactttgccCTTGAATTAATGAATGATAGTTTACAGGGTGATCAAGTTAATGCAAATTGAATGCTTATGTTGCTAAGGATTTAATAGGCTGTAATTTCTATTCTAATatacatttttacagtttttacTCTTGATGCATGATTTGGTAATTACATGTCTCATATTCTCTTGTTTATTCTGTCTAATTATTTATAGGCATTTTTTTATGATGTATAACATGTGGCAGAAAATTAGttcataatattttacattagatcttttaattttaagttcattttttctttctccAGGGCGTTTAGCTACTCATTTATTCCCCAAAATTCAAGTAAGTTTTTGTTTTACTTTGAGAGTTttagtatatatttaatttcaccCACAAAAGAAAAAGTATGGACAGTGAAAAAGTACTTGAGGTTTATTTATCTTCAAACTTTATTACCTTATAATATAGGAGTATATGATTAATATAGACCAATAATGTTCAATATTATGCCAATAATGTTTATTTTGGTCCATCTTACTAATATAGACCAATACGCTTTGTCTAAGTCTTTGCTTATTCTTTTCTCTTATACCTTTCCCTTATTATTGGATGTTTACATTTGTAACAGCAGAGCTAATTGTTCTGTTCGGTTGGATTATTCTTCTGGGATGAGATTTGGAACAAACTGTTGAAGTAGCTTTAATGGAGATTATATATGCCTTTGATTATATCATATTAATGTACGAAACAAGATGATTTGTTTTCCTATTttagaaagaacaagaacacATTTCAGTTCATAGTTTTGCACTTTTATTTTCAATCTTGTTAAATGACAAATTGGtttatattttattgaatttacgtttcaattattgaatttgtatttattGTGTATTTAGATGATTCTAGTGTCACAACACATTAATTCATGATATAATTACTGATCTCTTAGTTGTAAAATATCACTTCTAATGACAGTACATATAGAAATAATGACGGTCTATTATCTCGTGAGAATGTTATAATGATGATGGTAGAAATTGGAAATAACGAcggtttattttcttattaaaaggttaTAATAACGACTGTTTATTCACTCGCTAAAGTATAATAACAATGACGGTGGTTTTTGGAAATAACGACCGTATATTCAATCATTAACGTTTCATAATAATGACGGTGAAGAACGGAAATAACGATCGTTTATTCACTCATTAAAAGGTCATAATAACGACAGTGAATTATGTGAATAATGACCGTTTATTCACCCATTAATACGTCTTAATAACGACGGTGAAATCAGTTAACAACGACGGTCATTATTGTCCTAATTATTGAGTAGTAAGGACAGGCTGCATACAGTCGTTGTTTTGTTTTAACGACGGGACACGGTATACCGTCGTTAATACCTTTAGTGTCGGAGGTTTTAACGAGGGTGGACGAATGTATATACGGTCGTTATAAGTTAATAACGAcggtatttatttaattaacgacGAGATTAACTCTCGTTATAGACcaaatttcttgtagtgatagATACAGATCTTGATAGTGGGGCAGAAAACATTTTGAGACAAGAAACTAGTGAAGGAGAAGAGCAAAATGAAGAAGGGGCATATAAAACAATGAATAGGAGAGATAGGAGGATGCAAACTTGGATGGGAGAGTATGTAAGTGGGGAGGATCTAAGTGAAGAAGACGAGACAGCCTATATGGTAgcatcactacaagaaaatcgcTTTTTGGTAACAAGCTTTGGCAACAATGGAAGAAGTTGTTGCTATAAACGAACGTTAGCAACCAACTTTTTTGAGTCGTTACAAAAGGTTGTTACTGTAAATTTATTTCGACGGGTGGGATTTGATGAGAAAAGGTAATAACTTTGGCAACAATGTCTTTGTTGttataaatgaaaatatttttacCAACAACTCCATGTTGTTACTTTAAATGAAAGCATTTACTACAACAACACATTGTTGTTGCTGTAACGAAAACATTTATAGCTACGACAAAATATTGTTGCTGTAAATGAAAGTATTTACAGTAACGAATCCGTGTTGTTGCTGTAAATGAATGTATTTACAGTAACGAATATGTGTTGTTGCTGTAACAAATCAATTTACAGTAACAACTCTATGTTGTTGCTGTAAATGAAAGAAATTTTTAACAACGACCCTATGCTGTTGCATaagaattaaatatttttacaacAAAAGAGATGGTTGTGAAAGAAAtttttaaactaattaaaaaataaaataaatacatataatataaaataaatatttaaaattatatactatatttagtaaattatataatttaaattgaactacaaaatattacaaaaaatgacatttcttattttttttatattaataaattttaactttaaatatAGATTGAATAAATTTTAGAAGTTAGTAATTCAATAAATAATGTTGTAAATAAGAGAATCCATTCCGTAATGAGGAAGGTCACATTATtagtaatattaattaattatctatttaaaaattatatttagaaaCCCTAATCATATTCTCTTCGAATGAAACACATTAGCTGCTCATTTTCTTCTTTGTGCTTTCTCTGCTTCTTTCTTTGAAACCACAGCCACCCACCCTTTTCTCTTCCTTTATCTCACAACCTTACCTTATTACTCAGAATTCTCCATGGTTACTCCAGATGCACGAACTCCGGCGGAAAACAGGCTCCTTTCTACCAACGTCAGCAGCTCTCCATAACCTTCCACATATTCGTTCTCACTCATCGTGGTTAGTCTTTCATCTCTtggttctttctttcttttccttccAAATTTCATAGGGTTTCTTCGGAATCAACATCGATCTTGGTTTCCATCCATTGTTTTTTCGATTTCGACTGCAGTAAACACACGGCACGGGAAGCATAACCGTTTGAGTCCTTATTGAGCGGAAGAGTGGAGGTGAAATGGGGTCTAGTTCGAATCTGATACAGCTCCGAGGTATGGTATTTTCGATTAGCTTTAGTATATTTCGGTACATAACTGGTTTAGTTGATGCTTTTACTGTGATTAATTGCAGTCTATCCATCAGTTTTATGCCCTGCCTATCAATACTAAAATGAATCATCTGCAGCTTATCAATTTCTAATAATCTCATTGATGCTTTCCAGCGACTAGGGACATGACTTTCGTTCTGGTTATAGGGCATTGGAATGTCTCAACAAGCATTTTCCTAATGTCCCACTGATGGCTTTGACTGCTAAGGTTACTCACTCTGTTCATGAGGTGATTATTCTACAATATTTTGTGCCTTTATTAGTAAAAATGTTGTCCTTATATTCAAATCTGTAAATTAAAGTAGTGGAGAACATGGTTAGTGATTTTAGGAAATCACAACTATAATTAGAACCTCATTCTTCATCTTTATGGCCGTTTTCAAACATTCAAGTTTAAAATCATTAATCTCAAGCCATCAATTTCATATTCATAATAGAAGATAATCTGTTgattatttcttaagcctaacacggcatatatacaaatatacaaGAGTAATTTTAGGAGCTAATCTAGGAGTAATTTTAGGAGCTAATCTAGGAAACAAATCAACCTACTAATCACAAATAACTCTACAACAATATTTCCTAAAACAGAATAATAACCATTCGGTTATTCTAACACTCCCCCTCAGTCGAAGCAGGAGAAGGACGAATGTGATAACAactcaaattattcttgaataaggaataaaggaaaattaatagaaataatgacaaaccattattccttctaaaagagatatttatgcatgattaatgtggaattaatgataactAATGCAGGGgcaaatatgcaaataatgaggaaaaggaaggagtctctagcattatgccacgccacgtggaccatggcgagatacgccataacgagatacgcccgatgagagcgagtaatggagacccgccattgctctcaaggagagcatacatacgccttgatggatccaagaataccaaaaggcgcctttattaccatccatgaatgggaataaatacaattaaatgacaattaatagccattaaaggggaataaagacttgactgttcgaatacctcaactctgagggttttaatgataaatgttgggattaatggagaattgatagcaatcaaagatgagtaatggcacaactcttcacctgcttccccattaatgctgaaggctacaaaaacctatataaataccccagcttcctaggatcaaaggtacacttactgattctctacttttgtgcttacagtttattctcagaaatattactgactttggcatcagagtgtccccggccgatcccaacgacgcctcacagggaagtgctctgatcaaggatttttccacaaattatcaattggtgcggtgaaggtggatctctaacaaacagaagatcacaaaatcttgattgtatagagtttcacaaagaacaaaacaatggagtcaacagaatagaaatcacaatctcaaactttggctcaatcagtacaacaaatctatccaaagatacagttctccatatattggtgagaaatagttttctacattaaatctggaattttatgatgaaaaagataagtttcctcccctttcttattccatttttaattaaagaaaattgagatccctcactcttataaagt of the Euphorbia lathyris chromosome 7, ddEupLath1.1, whole genome shotgun sequence genome contains:
- the LOC136200754 gene encoding uncharacterized protein isoform X3 yields the protein MQSSQLPTRKKFIQTGKLGNKNRVLSAFQHSSVPHDKSTKDTPKGVTPRKENLKDVGLIVHFGDLQYHDKGFNEECCFLDILSICKKFVDIYSVGLRFADDDGRPVQNDLDVLNMFKNYSGSTVIHLYAKRDINSRGLIYKLPSDNPNLASDIAPIPIVTNVKIMGELKVNQKVMVYGAISNRVETASIAEFFITMNKNLDIENGLTPISSPSKEKELELPLQAVGQFVVAKLTPMTEDGKSGDPKYAISQTFVKSDIPKIVRKVRGCNKNKKICSLKQGEKLDICFCKSLFSITC
- the LOC136200754 gene encoding uncharacterized protein isoform X1; translated protein: MVLRQNLINQIEMAMVVQIILMVDFPYFRNMGDEWVEAHAYVINNCDEVIPFLEEYSQIRESTHPQQSFNDWFKDTVKMQSSQLPTRKKFIQTGKLGNKNRVLSAFQHSSVPHDKSTKDTPKGVTPRKENLKDVGLIVHFGDLQYHDKGFNEECCFLDILSICKKFVDIYSVGLRFADDDGRPVQNDLDVLNMFKNYSGSTVIHLYAKRDINSRGLIYKLPSDNPNLASDIAPIPIVTNVKIMGELKVNQKVMVYGAISNRVETASIAEFFITMNKNLDIENGLTPISSPSKEKELELPLQAVGQFVVAKLTPMTEDGKSGDPKYAISQTFVKSDIPKIVRKVRGCNKNKKICSLKQGEKLDICFCKSLFSITC
- the LOC136200754 gene encoding uncharacterized protein isoform X2 gives rise to the protein MVLRQNLINQIEMAMVVQIILMVDFPYFRNMGDEWVEAHAYVINNCDEVIPFLEEYSQIRESTHPQQSFNDWFKDTVKMQSSQLPTRKKFIQTGKLGNKNRVLSAFQHSSVPHDKSTKDTPKGVTPRKENLKDVGLIVHFGDLQYHDKGFNEECCFLDILSICKKFVDIYSVGLRFADDDGRPVQNDLDVLNMFKNYSGSTVIHLYAKRDINSRGLIYKLPTSDIAPIPIVTNVKIMGELKVNQKVMVYGAISNRVETASIAEFFITMNKNLDIENGLTPISSPSKEKELELPLQAVGQFVVAKLTPMTEDGKSGDPKYAISQTFVKSDIPKIVRKVRGCNKNKKICSLKQGEKLDICFCKSLFSITC